The Maylandia zebra isolate NMK-2024a linkage group LG14, Mzebra_GT3a, whole genome shotgun sequence genome includes the window accaccaccaccatgtgGGGTGTGAGGAACTAACAGCTAATGAGGTGACAGTAAGGTTTAGACCGCTATGACTGCTAGAACAGCAGAGATGAAACCGAAGTGATACATTTTCTTGGTTTTGCTCTGCACTGGAAATTTAAAGGGTGACATGCATATAAATTAAATGTGTTGTACATTCATGTATTCTTTCCATGTCAAACTCACAGGCAGCATACTGTGTTACCATGGAATGCCACTGACCCGCGGACCACATTTTGAGAACCTTTGTGCAAAGCTAATTAACTGCTGGCTCCaagcaagaaaacaaataaGCATACTTCCCAAAATTTTAAGCTAACCATTTACATCTTTACTTACTGTAGGCTAACTGATAGATTATAAATCAAGTCTTATTTTATCATGCAATACAAACCTTCTTTTATCTTGCTACTCAAGATAATTTCAGGCAAATGACACCATATGCTATAGATGATACTTGCATGATGTGGTTAGTGCAATGAAGATAAAGGTCcaaaaaatagcacaaaaagcGTGTTTGTGCCTTTCCTTCTCTAAAAAGTGGTTCGTGCAGTGCCTTATTTAATGAACTTTTAAGGAATATAAAGCATACATGGTATTTAGTTTATATTAGTATATGATGTTAGTATTATGCTTTATAAAATGAAGTAATTTGGTTCAACTACTAATACTGGTGGAGGCTTGACAAGCAGGCCTGCATTGGTGAGATTTGTTCAGATCAAAAGATTGAGTGGGGAAAAGTGGGTGCATAGATAAATGTGGCCTCAAGCCAGGCGCTTAGCTCATTTCTGCTCTTGAGCTGGAGTTGCCTTAGTGATAACAGACTGATGGAGGGGCTCCCAGCTTTTATAAATGAGCATCAGCGTCCAGCGACAAAGTTGCAAATCATGCTCAACTTTTGCTGATTAAATAAACCTTACAAACAATATTGTATAAGATGACAGTGAAAGGTTATttctgaccaaaaaaaaaaaaaacgtgttcAGCTCTATTTCTCAGAGTTGTGTAAAGTAAGTTAGGCGTCGCCATGGCAAACCTTGTTAATAAATTTTGTTGCCAGAGACGGTCAGTGTGGGATTAGGAAGACTATGTTACCATGGTAccagtgtaaaataaataaagaaaggcACTGCACTCCATCAGGTTTACCAGACATTTTCAGAACAAAGTCCAGATTAGATTTaacactttaaatatttttgcttCTTAATGTTGATGACGTGGGTCTCAAAGAATACAATTAGATCCACATGGCTGTGTCACACTGACCTGCACACTGCTGCTACACTAATCAGACAGAGGCACAAAGGATATCAAAAATGCACTGCCATATTCCTAGTATTCCTCTTTATAATCTGTATGCCAATTCATGGTCAGCCATTgcatgaagaaaaaagaaaagtgccaTCTTGCCCAGTGTTACTAACACAATAGAGCATCAAGGAATGTTTTCTAGGTCCACTGGTGCAACaaatgttttgatttttatCTGATACATGTTGATAGCATCTCTGCTTCATTGTTTCCTCCAATCCcatcctttttttctgtttttttttttccaaaacccCATGATGAACTGTTAAAACTACAAATCTCCACAAAAGGTAGTGGCTGGTGCAGGCTGAGAAGTGGGCAAACAGTGAACAAATAACTTTGGGAGGACTGCATCTGGCCACTGGGTGATAAATgtgactgaggctacgtccacactagcccggataaaTATGAAAACGGTGTTTTCGTCTGAGAACGCTCCGCATCCACACGatcgttttcagtcgttttcacattgttgtgcgtccacatttgGAAACGTctgaaaacgcttacgttccagtactgcgcatgcgtgaaacgcaagacgattcgacctgcctcatttctgtctgccactTATTTACTTTtcggctctttgaaacgtcgcGGCAAAATgtcgagttttttaaatggactaacaatgaggtggagttgttgctgcgagtaacacaaaagtacaaagttgcaaaagcgattgacaattaaagaatttgaagaaaagctctctggagcatgtacaaactgatattaatctttaatagggctgtcaaaattgagcgcaaacaaaacaactgctgtataatgccctccgcgatcttagtttaattggtcacatgactgcatcacatgactaaaatgtgctGTCGTTTTCGAAAAGGTTCGCTGTCCACAGTGTGACGcaaaaacggcgttttcaaaTGTTTCCGCtttggagagcgttttcaaaacgctgcatTTTCcttgaccaaaaacgccgtctcagcgtggacggaaggccaaaacggagagaagaagaagatgcgTTTTCACAGGAAAACACATTAGTGTGGACATGGCCTGAAGCTCACATTagccaagtgtgtgtgtgcgtgtgtgtgtgtgtgtgtgtcagtatgCATGTTTTGGCCTTATCAACTTTGAGGTCAGCCTCCATGCCTTCTAGAAGAAACAGAGAACACACCTGACTACAGCAGATTTAGAACAGAGCTGCTCTCAGTCTCTGAGAAGTCCTACAAGAATGAGAGAAGGAGTGGCCACATGAACACACCACTGTAGACACATGACTAACCAATTCAAACCCATTACATGCAAAAAGATCTTACCGTATGTGGGGAATATCTTCAAATAATAGGTTGGTAAAGGGATTACGTCATATTACCATACTCTAATGATGGAATGTCACTTTAGCTTCTGAAATCGATGCAGTGACCATTTTACTATTCATTAGCATATACATATACAGCTTGCTAAATACACAGTATGTATGCTGATTAGCTGAGCGTAGTGTAGCAGAACCAAGTAGCAATGACAAATGCACATCATGTAATTAAAAAAGAATgttgacaaataaaactgttcTAGTTTGTGTTTATGGGGAGTTAGACCACATGCCATTAGGCACTTCTTGAATATTTTGTATAATGAGATAACACTTATGGGTTTCAGTGAGTAAGAACTCAAATCACGAAATACAAACTCTAGCATACAGCCAGGTTAATTTAGGTTTGATATGTGTGCAATTACAAGAAGTCAAAATGGAGATGGAGAGGTATAGTTTCTGCAGATTCGTGCGTGGACGTCATCTCACCTTGGCAGGCTCCTTGCTGGGTTCGCTATACAGGCTGCGTATCCTCCTGCGCTCCAGCAGCTTGTTGTCCGTTGGGTGAGCCTTCACCTGCTCCCCCTTGAATGTGGCACTATAGCTGGTTTCCAGACTGGTCTCCTCCCCAGGGGGTTTATACTGGGATGGAGCTTTGATGGGCTTCACTGGCTTCACATCCTTATAAGCCTTGAACTCAGTCCTAAGAACAGTGTAAATgagattttgatttatttattttttattactgaaTAGTtaagaaaaaagataaaatcaGAGTCATTAAATCAACTGACTCCCAAATAAACTGAAACCTGGTCAATGAATCAATTGTTAAAACTGTACACAGCTGTGGTGCTCCTCATACAACATTAAAATTAACAGCTAGCCAAAATTAAGCATTGAATTGAGAGAAGAGCGGCCACTGATTATACTGTAAAGACGGAAGATTTacaaataatgatgataataataataatagtaataataataatgataaaaagctTTCTATGAAAGGTTTGCAAGGTACAGATTATCCTTGGCATAGAGGCCTAGGATAATTTGACATCACCACTAGAGGCTATCCTCACTTTTATGTCATGTACCAACCATCAGACATGTACACTGTATTCATGTTGATTACAGCTCAGCTGCAGGTTCTGCAGGACTgtcagtttatttttagcagtcaAATCAAAATTTGACCTTCAGATTTATTGTCCACGCTCTGCAAGACCGGGAAGGGGCAACACGTGCTTTCTTTTCAGGTACATGTAGACAAGAAGTGGACTCGTTGTGAGACACCGCTTACACATGTTTTCTATTACACAGCAGGAAATTAATTAGGAATTCTAATTcagattattattactattattgttgttattaattattattattattatgaccctgaaaatagtttttgtttgtttttttaataaatgggAGCTGTTATTGCAATGTGTAACTGTGTTTTATTCACTGCACAAATGAAAACTTCCAGTTTACAACTCAGCCATTCAGAAAGCAAGGTCATTTATGCATacagtcactttattaggtacaccttggtAGCACCCAGTTGGACTTCcttttgctttcagaactgTCCTCATTCACTGTGGCATAAATTCAATAAGGTGAAAttattcctcagagattttagtGATAGCATCAaccagttgctgcagatttgtcagctgcacgtccatgatgcaaatctcccGTTACACCACATCCCAGGGGAGCTTTATTAAATCTATTAGATTGaggtctggtgactgtggagcccATGTGAGTACTGTAAACTCATTGTcgtattaagaaaaaaaaaaaaacaacagttcgAGATAATCTGAGTCTTGTGACATTTGTgacattatcctgctggaagcagccatcacaaGATGGGTACACAGTGGTCATAGAGAGACAGACGTGGTCAGCAACAGTACTCACTTGGTAAGGGGCCCagaaggcaggatggatccatgcttgtTGCTAATGCCAAATTCTGAGCCTACCATCttaatgttgcagcagaaatcgaaGCTTGGAGTGGACACTGTTTTTCCAGCATTTATTGTCCGATTTTAATGGAGGCTATAAAAACTCAAGCTCATTAAATTTATCATTCTGGCAGCCATTTGATTGGCTGATTTGATATTTGTGTtgatgagcagttgaacaggtgtacctaacaaagtggccagtgagtgtgtgTTCTGGGTTAGAGACAGAAGCCCTTCTTTACTCTTGTATACATGGTTTACTCCTTCATTGgtttcacattttaaaattctcatGATCCAAACTGTTTCTACTTCACTGCCTGCAAAACACAGTGAAGTAGACTAATTCAGTTTTGATCTGTAATGAGCTTTTCTCCATGAAATTTCTGTGAAGCATGTCTTCTCAACTTGCATGCCTCGTCTACTCAAAATTGGAGGAAGCCTGAGCAGAAAAAACCCTGTTAAGACACACATGATTACATTCAGATCCTTTTAGTGGCTTTACTCATTCATGGCCCATGGCATTGATTTGGTAGTACTCCCAGGAAggctgaagcagaaaaaaaatcaatactgaACCTTTATCTGTAGCAGTGTCAGTTTACATCTGATATCACTGGAGATTGCAAAAAGAGACCCTTCAATAGCCTACCAAAAAATCCTCTAGTGATTTTTGGGTGACAGCTGAAGTGCTTTCAGGGATGCTGTGCTTATTCCTGCTAACACCCTCTGCTGCTACCGAGTGCACAGTAACAATTACagaaaatcaaacatgtaaAGAGTGTAGAATAAAAAGTGTTACCTTGAACAGCGCATTGTCACAGCCTTACACTCTTACCTGTAGCTGCTAGAAGTCGACATAACCTCCTTTATCTGCCTGTTCAGAGCGTCTGCAGCCGCTCTGCCTTTCCTCTGCTCCGCGCTCACATCTGCAGCCACCTGTCCCTCCGTCTTCTCACCTGTTTTCCTCTCTGATGACTTTTCCCTCTTCACGCTTCTCTTGACCACCTCCTGTGACTCCTTCTCCTGCGTCTTCTCCTCAATCTCGCTCTTCTCCACGCCGCTCTCGACCTCGGCGGCCACCTGCTCCTGCTTACCGCTTCCTGCGCTCCTTTCCGGACCGCCGGCGGTGGGGCTCGATTTGGGGATCCATGGGTGGTCGTGCTTCTTCGGTATAGGCCAGGGCTTGTAATCCTTCTGATACTGAGTTTCGTTGTTGAAAGGGGCCGGCGATGGCTGGTACTCGTTTCTGGGCTTGCAGCTGGCCTCGGGGCGCACTCTCCACGCCTTGAAGTCTTGGCGCATGACGGACGCAGTAGAGCCATCTTTGCCCGCTGCGGCACCCGTCGCGGGCGGTGCCTTCCCAGCCTCCTGCTCGCCGGGATGGGGCTGGGTTTCTATGGCAATGGCACCGGCCTTCTTCAGTTTCGGCTGCGGATGATGGGGCACATGCGGTACGTCGGCCACGTCGGAGTATCTGGCGAAAACCAAAGGCACCGCGATG containing:
- the map6b gene encoding microtubule-associated protein 6 homolog isoform X2 yields the protein MAWPCITRACCINRFWSELDKADIAVPLVFARYSDVADVPHVPHHPQPKLKKAGAIAIETQPHPGEQEAGKAPPATGAAAGKDGSTASVMRQDFKAWRVRPEASCKPRNEYQPSPAPFNNETQYQKDYKPWPIPKKHDHPWIPKSSPTAGGPERSAGSGKQEQVAAEVESGVEKSEIEEKTQEKESQEVVKRSVKREKSSERKTGEKTEGQVAADVSAEQRKGRAAADALNRQIKEVMSTSSSYRTEFKAYKDVKPVKPIKAPSQYKPPGEETSLETSYSATFKGEQVKAHPTDNKLLERRRIRSLYSEPSKEPAKDFSETESSSVLNLL
- the map6b gene encoding microtubule-associated protein 6 homolog isoform X1, with translation MAWPCITRACCINRFWSELDKADIAVPLVFARYSDVADVPHVPHHPQPKLKKAGAIAIETQPHPGEQEAGKAPPATGAAAGKDGSTASVMRQDFKAWRVRPEASCKPRNEYQPSPAPFNNETQYQKDYKPWPIPKKHDHPWIPKSSPTAGGPERSAGSGKQEQVAAEVESGVEKSEIEEKTQEKESQEVVKRSVKREKSSERKTGEKTEGQVAADVSAEQRKGRAAADALNRQIKEVMSTSSSYRTEFKAYKDVKPVKPIKAPSQYKPPGEETSLETSYSATFKGEQVKAHPTDNKLLERRRIRSLYSEPSKEPAKVDKPVSRTKPKKSSSTPTTTTGRMQKKAKEKQISSSQSAKKKPSLGASEPKPGGAVTKKSKEISNRLAEAGKQ